GCCTCTGGAGAGAGATCGGACCGGTGTTAGATGAGCAGAACGCTTGTTGTAGCCCTGGACTCTGCCCGGGGGTAGCAGTTCGCGGGGCCTTCGCCGACTGGAATGGCTAGCGACCCCCGTGGCTAGGCCTCGATGGCGACGCGGGGGGCGGTGCGTTCGGCGTCGTTTGCTAGCTCGAAGTAGCTACCTCGTTCGACGTTAAACATACTCGCCACGAAATTGCTGGGGAACGTATCGCACAGCTGATTCATTTCGCGGACGTTGGCGTTGAAGAAGCGGCGGGCGGCGGCGAGGCGGTCTTCCGTGATGGCGAGCTCTTGCTGCAGCGCGAGGAACTGCGTGTCGGCCTTCAACTGCGGGTAGTTCTCGACGACCGCGAAGAGTTGCTTCAGGCCGATGGCGAGCGCCGTTTCGTCGACCGCTTGCTCGGCGGCGGCGCCATGGTTGGCGGCGGCCGTATTGCGGAGGCGGACGACCTGCTCGAGGACGCTGCTTTCGTGGGCGGCGTAGCCCTTCACCGCGGCGACGAGGTTGGGGATGAGGTCGTAGCGGCGTTTGAGTTCGACGTCGATGTCGGCCCAGCTTTCGCGCATGTGCTGGCGAGTGCTGACGAGGCGGTTGAACGTGGCGATGAGCCAGATGAGCGCAAGGAGCGCGACCACGCCGACGGCGATCAGGGCGATGAAGGCGGGGCTCATGTCGGTGGATTGGTCCATGGCGGTGGTAAGTGGGATGCGGTGCGTGCCCCCGGTTTGAAGAACCGGGGGCTAATTGGTTGTTTGGCGGCGGGTGGCTAGGTCGGCGATCACGTGGCGGGGCCAGTGTTCGAAGAACTCGGTCGACCATTGGATCGTCGCGGCGAGGTCTTCGACTTCCAGGATACCGCCATGATAGAGGCAGCACTGGCTGCCGCGGAAGTCGACCGTCGGCGGCGTCGTGGCGAGCATGAACTCCATTACCTGCGGCGAGACGACGTCGTACGCGAACCGCTTGTCGCTGCTCTTCACGTGAAAATCGCGACTGAACTCGACCGATTCGAAGTCGATGTCTTCGAAACCGATGGCGCTTGCGATGCGATCGAAGAATCTCTCTTTGCGAATGAAGAGATCGGGGGCCGTCGCGTAAGGGCTGTCGAGAATCACGTAGCTGAGGAGGTGGGTTTGAGTCGTCGTCGTTTTGCCGTTGGAGGAGGTTGTTTGGTAATGGAAGTCGCCGTACTGGAGAGGCCAGTCGTCGCCGGCGATGACGACGCTGCCACGGGTAGTGTTGTATGCGTAGCGAGAATGACCGTTCGTGAAGACCGAGAAGTGGCTGAAACGGGCGTCGTGCGTCGAGTCGTTCGACGGATCGAAAGTCCAGCCATGCTTCGCGGCGAGGCGGAGCAACGCGAGTTGCCGCTCTTGCTGACGTTTGCGCGAATAGATCACGCTCGCGATGAACAGCGCTGCGACGATGGTGATGATGAGAAAAGTGAAGGGTGGCATCGGCGGCGTATGTGGAGCAAGCGGGCCGAAGGCTGGCGTTTGGCCCCCGGTTTGAAGAACCGGGGGCTAAGTTGACGCTTGTTGGCGGGCGGCTAGATCGGCGATGACGTGGCGGGGCCAGTGTTCGAAGAACTCGGTCGACCACTGGATCGTCGCGGCGAAGTCCTCGGCCTTCAGCACGCTGCCATGATAGAGGCAGCACTTGGCGTCGCGGAAGTCGACCGTCGGCGGCGTCGTGTCGAGCATGAATTCCATCATCTGCGGCGAGATGACGTCGTAGGCAAAACGCTTGTCACTGCTCTTCACGACGAACTTGCGGCTGAACTCGACCGACTCGAAGTCGATGTCGGGGAAGCCGATGGCGCTGGCGATGCGATCGAAGAAGCCTTCTTTGCGAATGAAGAGGTCGGGGGTGCCGGCGTAGGGGCTTTCGAGGATCACGTAGCTGAAGACATGCGTCTGGGTTTCGGTTTTGGTGTTCCCTTCGCTGTCGGTGCTCGTCGTGGTCGTCTGGTAGTGGTAGTCGCCGTATTGCAGCGGCCACTGGGCGTCGGCGATCGTCACGCTGCCGCGGGTGGTGTTGTAGGCGTAGCGCGACTCGCCGGTGGTGAAGAGCGAGAATTGAGGGAACCGCTTGTCTTGCGCGTAGTCGTACGACGGATCGAATTGCCAGCCGCGACTCGCAGCGAGTTGTTCGAGCGCGAGCCGCCGCGCCTTCTGCTGTTTGTAGGAGTAGATGGCGCCGCCAATGATCAACGCCGCGAAGGCGACGAAGATCAGGATCATGAAGACAGGTTCCATCGGCGGCGTTTCGGCGGTGGGTGAAGTGGCGGGGACTGGGGAATCGTTGAGACTAATTCGCTGGATGGGACAGAATCTTGCCGGGCGGCGGCTTTCCGCGGGTGGTTCGCAATGGTCGGTGCGGGCGGGATGGCGTATCCTTCAGGGCCCGGTTTCAACGACTCAAATCTACACCGTCTGACGGTGAATTCTAGCTCACGACCCATGGCCCCGCCCCCCCGAACCAACAGTGTCGATGCCGCCCGGGCAGATGCCGCGGCGAACGCCGTCCGCGGCATGCGGGCGGCCCTCACGGCGATCGTCATCAGCGGGCTGCTGGGGGCGGTGAAATTCACTGCTGGCGTCTTGGGGCATAGCTACGCGTTGATCGCCGACGGAATCGAATCGCTCGTCGACATCGTCGCGTCGATCGCCGTGTGGGGCGGGCTGAAGGTCGCCGCGGCCGATCCGAGCCAACGGTTTCCGTATGGCTATGGCAAGGCGGAGCCGCTCGTGGGGCTCGTCATCTCAGCGGGGCTCGTGTGCGTCGCCGGGGTGCTTGCGGTGCAGAGCATTCACGAAATCCGCGCGCCGCATTTGGGGCCGGAGCCGTTCACGCTGCTGGTGCTCGTGCTGGTCATGGCGGTGAAGGAGATGCTGTTCCGCTGGCTGGTGAAGACCGGCAAGGAGATCGACAGCAGCGCGATGCAAAGCGACGCGTGGCATCATCGGAGCGACGCGCTTACCTCGCTCGCGGCGTTCGTCGGCATCACGATCGCGCTGTGGGGCGGCAAAGGATATGAAGCGGCCGACGATTGGGCGGCGCTGGCGGCGTGCGGGCTCATTGCGTTCAACGGCGTGCAACTATTTCGTTCAGCGCTGCATGAAATTCTCGACGCGGCGCCGTCGGCGGAGGCGCTACAGAAGATTCGCTCGATCGCGACGGCAGTGCCGGGGGTGACGGGGATCGACGATTGCCGCGCGCGGAAGAGCGGGCTGGGGTGGCTTGTCGATATTCATGTGGAAGTCGACGGCGAGATGCCGGTCCGCGAGGGGCACCGCATTGCGCATGCAGTGAAGGATGCGCTGTTGGCGAGCGATGCGGCGGTGCTCGATGCGCTCGTGCACATCGAGCCGAGCGGGCATGGGCCTTGTGACGTTTGACGCTGGGGGCACGCGACGGCGTGGATACCGACCCCCGGGCGGAGCCCGGGGCTAGAGTGACGCGCTCAGCCTTCACGATTTGCGACGCAGGTGGCGACGATGCGGATCGGTTCGTAGGGAACTTCGCCGCCGAGGTGGTCGAAGATCGGCTTGAGGCCGACGAGGCCGACTTCGGCGATCGCGAGTTCGATCCGTTTCACCAGATCGTCCTCGACCCAGGGACTGGGATCTTGCACCTGCTCGTGCCGCAGGTACTCGCTGAGGTAGCCGGCAACCGTGGAGCGGGCGCGGCCCATTGCTTCCATCGTTTCTTCGATCGACGCGCCGCGGCGAAAGTGGGTGAACGCGGCGATTGACGAGGCGTTCGGGCCTTCGGCGCGCGTGCGCGGCGAGGCGACCGGCGTTGACGCGACTTCAGCAACGTCGACGGGGACGCCGCCTGTGGAGCAGTAGTCGACGATCGCGGTGATAAACGCGTCGCCGTAGTCGTCGCGTTTGCGTTCGCCGACGCCGCGAACTTCGAGAAACGCGTCGAGCGTGCTCGGCCGGCGGCGGGCCATGTCGCGGAGGGCGGCGTCGCCGAACACCACGTACGGCGGAACGCCATGCTCGTTAGCGAGCGTCGTGCGCAGCTTGCGGAGCTCTTCGAACAGACCGCGATCAACCCCTTCCCAGTTATCGCTCGACGAACCGCTGCGCGAACGGCGTTCCTTCGCGGCTGGCGCCGGCTTGGTGAGTTGCGGACTCCCCTCCCCTTTGAGCACCGCGCGGCCCGCTTCGGTGAGTTCGAGCGTGCCGTACTCGCCCGCTTTGCGGAGGAACGATTGGCCGACAAGCTGCTCGACCCATTCGCGGATCGCCGAGTTGCGATGCTCGCTGAGCAGGCCGTAGGTGCTGAGGCGATCGTGGCCGAGTTCGCGGATGCGAGCTTCGTTCGAGCCGGCGAGAACCTT
This sequence is a window from Lacipirellula parvula. Protein-coding genes within it:
- a CDS encoding LemA family protein, with translation MDQSTDMSPAFIALIAVGVVALLALIWLIATFNRLVSTRQHMRESWADIDVELKRRYDLIPNLVAAVKGYAAHESSVLEQVVRLRNTAAANHGAAAEQAVDETALAIGLKQLFAVVENYPQLKADTQFLALQQELAITEDRLAAARRFFNANVREMNQLCDTFPSNFVASMFNVERGSYFELANDAERTAPRVAIEA
- a CDS encoding cation diffusion facilitator family transporter, with protein sequence MAPPPRTNSVDAARADAAANAVRGMRAALTAIVISGLLGAVKFTAGVLGHSYALIADGIESLVDIVASIAVWGGLKVAAADPSQRFPYGYGKAEPLVGLVISAGLVCVAGVLAVQSIHEIRAPHLGPEPFTLLVLVLVMAVKEMLFRWLVKTGKEIDSSAMQSDAWHHRSDALTSLAAFVGITIALWGGKGYEAADDWAALAACGLIAFNGVQLFRSALHEILDAAPSAEALQKIRSIATAVPGVTGIDDCRARKSGLGWLVDIHVEVDGEMPVREGHRIAHAVKDALLASDAAVLDALVHIEPSGHGPCDV
- a CDS encoding DUF3137 domain-containing protein, whose protein sequence is MEPVFMILIFVAFAALIIGGAIYSYKQQKARRLALEQLAASRGWQFDPSYDYAQDKRFPQFSLFTTGESRYAYNTTRGSVTIADAQWPLQYGDYHYQTTTTSTDSEGNTKTETQTHVFSYVILESPYAGTPDLFIRKEGFFDRIASAIGFPDIDFESVEFSRKFVVKSSDKRFAYDVISPQMMEFMLDTTPPTVDFRDAKCCLYHGSVLKAEDFAATIQWSTEFFEHWPRHVIADLAARQQAST